In Halogeometricum sp. S1BR25-6, a single genomic region encodes these proteins:
- a CDS encoding helix-turn-helix domain-containing protein, with the protein MSADSLRYATLTLSGAVQLPVFDRFDRSPSVRVEATRYLGPVENGEYVGLSDLRGDLGVARDLLADGDGVLRYDVAGAAGHGIVYAHYRSVGPVGDLLAILYRNDIVLDWPIEHRRTEAGSEIRFTVIGTGAGIRRSAAAVPDAVGLSVEQVGRFESRTESAPLLTDRQAALLELAVEEGYYEVPRETTHRALADRLGVAAGTVSDRLQRIERRVMTAYADGPDR; encoded by the coding sequence ATGTCCGCAGACAGTCTCCGCTACGCCACGCTCACGCTTTCCGGGGCGGTCCAACTGCCCGTGTTCGACCGGTTCGATCGCTCCCCGTCCGTCCGGGTCGAGGCCACTCGGTATCTCGGTCCGGTCGAGAACGGGGAGTACGTCGGCCTGTCGGACCTGCGTGGCGACCTCGGCGTCGCCCGCGACCTGCTGGCCGACGGCGACGGGGTGCTCCGGTACGACGTGGCCGGGGCCGCGGGGCACGGCATCGTCTACGCCCACTACCGGAGCGTCGGCCCGGTCGGCGACCTCCTCGCCATCCTCTACCGCAACGACATCGTCCTCGATTGGCCCATCGAACACCGGCGGACGGAGGCGGGGTCCGAGATTCGGTTCACTGTCATCGGGACGGGCGCGGGCATCCGTCGGTCGGCCGCCGCCGTCCCGGACGCCGTCGGCCTCTCGGTCGAACAGGTCGGCCGGTTCGAGTCGCGGACCGAATCGGCACCCCTCCTGACCGACCGGCAGGCGGCGCTGCTCGAACTCGCGGTCGAGGAGGGGTACTACGAGGTCCCCCGGGAGACGACGCACCGCGCGCTCGCCGACCGACTGGGCGTCGCGGCGGGCACCGTGAGCGACCGCCTCCAGCGAATCGAGCGCCGCGTGATGACCGCCTACGCGGACGGTCCGGACCGGTGA